In a single window of the Saccharothrix australiensis genome:
- a CDS encoding amino acid permease: MTSAQSGFGQGSGVFRRKPIEQISEDGDTALTRTLGLWQLTAIGVGGIIGAGIFSLAGAVANKTAGPAVLISFLIAGIASAAAAFSYAEFAGLIPRAGSAYTYGYAVLGEIVGWFIGWDLLLEYTAIVAVVAIGISGYFNELLNLLGLDLPVWMLGAPGTETGDVAAGSYKVNLFAVVLCLLIAYVLNLGMKNAARFETVLVYLKVAIVLLVIVVGVFHIDTDNYNPFFPFGLSGAFTGAATVFFAVFGYDAMSTAAEESKDSQRHMPKAIIYSLGISMVLYVLACLVLTGMVNYQAVDAESAFATAFSDIGLPALGIIISVGAVLGITTVLFTFLLGAARVGYSMSRDGLLPKWFAKTHPVKHVPTRTTWVLGVASALIAGFLPIAEAAELTNIGILLAFVVVCVAVIVLRYKQPDLPRTFKTPGMPVVPIIGVVFSLWLITFLAPETWLRFGIWFAIGLIVYFAYGKRNSALEKKDAGSSAE; encoded by the coding sequence ATGACCTCCGCGCAGAGCGGCTTCGGCCAGGGCTCGGGCGTTTTCCGCCGCAAGCCCATCGAGCAGATATCCGAGGACGGGGACACCGCGCTCACCCGCACCCTCGGGCTGTGGCAGCTCACCGCGATCGGCGTCGGCGGCATCATCGGCGCGGGCATCTTCTCGCTGGCGGGCGCCGTCGCGAACAAGACCGCGGGCCCGGCCGTGCTGATCTCGTTCCTGATCGCGGGCATCGCCAGCGCGGCGGCGGCGTTCTCCTACGCCGAGTTCGCGGGCCTGATCCCCAGGGCGGGTTCGGCCTACACCTACGGCTACGCCGTGCTGGGCGAGATCGTCGGCTGGTTCATCGGCTGGGACCTCCTGCTGGAGTACACCGCGATCGTCGCCGTCGTGGCGATCGGCATCTCGGGCTACTTCAACGAGCTGCTCAACCTGCTGGGCCTCGACCTGCCGGTGTGGATGCTCGGCGCACCCGGCACGGAGACCGGTGACGTGGCCGCGGGCAGCTACAAGGTGAACCTGTTCGCGGTGGTCCTCTGCCTGCTCATCGCCTACGTGCTGAACCTGGGCATGAAGAACGCGGCCCGGTTCGAGACGGTCCTGGTGTACCTGAAGGTCGCCATCGTCCTGCTGGTCATCGTCGTCGGCGTGTTCCACATCGACACCGACAACTACAACCCGTTCTTCCCGTTCGGGCTGTCGGGCGCGTTCACGGGCGCGGCCACCGTCTTCTTCGCGGTGTTCGGCTACGACGCGATGAGCACCGCCGCCGAGGAGTCCAAGGACTCGCAGCGGCACATGCCGAAGGCGATCATCTACTCGCTGGGCATCTCGATGGTGCTCTACGTCCTGGCCTGCCTGGTGCTCACCGGCATGGTCAACTACCAGGCCGTGGACGCCGAGAGCGCGTTCGCGACGGCGTTCTCCGACATCGGCCTGCCCGCGCTGGGCATCATCATCTCCGTCGGCGCGGTGCTGGGCATCACGACCGTGCTGTTCACGTTCCTCCTGGGCGCGGCGCGGGTCGGCTACTCGATGTCCCGCGACGGCCTGCTGCCCAAGTGGTTCGCCAAGACGCACCCGGTGAAGCACGTGCCCACCCGCACCACGTGGGTGCTGGGCGTCGCGTCCGCCCTCATCGCGGGCTTCCTGCCCATCGCGGAGGCGGCCGAGCTGACCAACATCGGCATCCTGCTGGCGTTCGTGGTGGTCTGCGTCGCGGTGATCGTGCTGCGCTACAAGCAGCCGGACCTGCCCCGCACGTTCAAGACGCCCGGCATGCCGGTCGTGCCGATCATCGGCGTGGTGTTCTCCCTGTGGCTGATCACGTTCCTCGCGCCGGAGACGTGGCTGCGGTTCGGGATCTGGTTCGCCATCGGCCTGATCGTCTACTTCGCCTACGGCAAGCGGAACTCCGCGCTGGAGAAGAAGGACGCGGGCTCGTCAGCCGAGTGA
- a CDS encoding DMT family transporter: MGKRGMGKFAVVSAIWGSSFTLIKVAVDAGVPPVWVAFFRCLFGALTLWLLCAVGRGGVPRDRRTWGHALVVAALLNSVPFTLLAHGETLVSSVLAGALNAITPLTTLVFALLIVPDERITWTRAVGLAVGFAGVLVVLGAWEGLSGDLVAGSLACLAAITCYGAGFAYTRRFFSSGPHSATALSAVQITCATAQLAVAAPVIGGLPTWPGTTAVAALGVLGAVGTGFAYVLNLDVIRDAGPTVASTVTYVTPLWSTALGVLLLSETAGWNTVVGGAIVVAGVLLARAPSARPKGQEKAPQVVRADKPGAG; this comes from the coding sequence ATGGGAAAGCGGGGCATGGGCAAGTTCGCCGTGGTGTCGGCGATCTGGGGCAGCAGCTTCACCCTGATCAAGGTGGCGGTGGACGCGGGCGTGCCGCCGGTCTGGGTGGCCTTCTTCCGCTGCCTGTTCGGCGCGCTCACGCTGTGGCTGCTCTGCGCGGTCGGGCGCGGCGGCGTGCCGCGCGACCGGCGCACGTGGGGGCACGCGCTGGTCGTCGCCGCGTTGCTCAACAGCGTGCCGTTCACGCTGCTCGCGCACGGCGAGACGCTGGTGAGTTCGGTGCTCGCGGGCGCCCTCAACGCCATCACGCCGCTGACCACGCTGGTGTTCGCGCTGCTGATCGTGCCGGACGAGCGGATCACGTGGACGAGGGCGGTGGGCCTCGCGGTGGGCTTCGCCGGGGTGCTGGTGGTGCTGGGCGCGTGGGAGGGCCTGTCCGGCGACCTGGTCGCGGGCAGCCTGGCGTGCCTGGCCGCGATCACCTGCTACGGGGCCGGGTTCGCCTACACGCGGCGGTTCTTCTCCTCCGGGCCGCACTCGGCGACCGCCCTGTCCGCCGTGCAGATCACCTGCGCGACGGCCCAGCTCGCCGTCGCCGCACCCGTGATCGGCGGGCTGCCCACGTGGCCCGGCACGACCGCCGTCGCCGCCCTCGGGGTGCTGGGCGCGGTGGGCACGGGCTTCGCGTACGTGCTGAACCTGGACGTGATCCGCGACGCCGGTCCGACGGTCGCGTCCACGGTCACCTACGTGACGCCGCTGTGGTCGACGGCGCTGGGGGTGCTGCTGCTGTCGGAGACCGCGGGCTGGAACACCGTGGTCGGCGGTGCGATCGTGGTGGCGGGCGTGCTACTCGCTCGCGCGCCGTCCGCTCGTCCGAAAGGACAAGAAAAAGCCCCCCAAGTGGTACGAGCGGACAAACCCGGTGCCGGCTGA
- a CDS encoding LysR family transcriptional regulator, translating to MALNFAQLRAFLAVVDEGGFGAAADALGLTQSAVSHAVAALERTLGHPVLHRRGGPRPTAFGREVLGHARSAVAASAAITDLAARRGGLAGGTVRLAAPPTVCQGLLPDLLARWRDELPQVRVRVFEGEDDEVVDWLANGAVEVAVAVDPPPGRGVVVGEDPFHALLLADHPLAREESVHVSDLADDPFLLSCGGCERHVRQAHRGVPFDPVHRVRELGTLLAMVRAGVGVSIVPGLVRAMLPPGLVLVPLRPVVARRLVLGGPPDREWHPAVTALVASVA from the coding sequence ATGGCGTTGAACTTCGCGCAGCTCCGCGCGTTCCTGGCGGTGGTCGACGAGGGCGGGTTCGGCGCGGCGGCCGACGCGCTGGGCCTCACGCAGTCCGCCGTGTCGCACGCGGTCGCGGCGCTGGAGCGCACCCTCGGGCACCCCGTGCTGCACCGGCGTGGCGGGCCGCGGCCGACCGCGTTCGGCCGGGAGGTGCTGGGCCACGCGCGGTCGGCGGTCGCCGCGTCCGCCGCGATCACCGACCTGGCCGCGCGGCGGGGCGGTCTGGCCGGCGGCACCGTCCGGCTCGCCGCACCGCCCACGGTGTGCCAGGGGCTGCTGCCGGACCTGCTCGCGCGGTGGCGGGACGAGCTGCCGCAGGTGCGGGTCAGGGTGTTCGAGGGCGAGGACGACGAGGTCGTCGACTGGCTGGCCAACGGGGCGGTGGAGGTCGCCGTCGCGGTCGACCCGCCGCCGGGTCGCGGTGTCGTGGTGGGCGAGGACCCGTTCCACGCGTTGCTGCTCGCCGACCACCCGCTGGCGCGCGAGGAGTCCGTGCACGTCTCGGACCTGGCGGACGACCCGTTCCTGCTGTCCTGCGGCGGGTGCGAGCGGCACGTCCGGCAGGCGCACCGGGGCGTGCCGTTCGACCCGGTGCACCGGGTGCGCGAGCTGGGGACGCTGCTGGCGATGGTGCGGGCCGGCGTCGGGGTCTCCATCGTGCCCGGCCTGGTCCGGGCCATGCTGCCGCCCGGCCTGGTGCTGGTACCGCTGCGGCCGGTGGTGGCCCGCCGCTTGGTGCTCGGCGGTCCGCCGGACCGCGAGTGGCACCCCGCGGTGACCGCGCTGGTGGCCTCGGTCGCGTGA
- a CDS encoding zinc-binding dehydrogenase encodes MFAVYAAEPSPEDPIAALRVGERPEPEVPDGWVRVAVRAASLNMHDLWTLRGVGIKADRFPMTLGCDGAGVLDDGTEVVLHSVIGDPAWSGDETLDPGRTLLTEKYQGTFADHVVVPARNALPKPADLSFEEAACMGTAWLTAYRMLFVKSGLRPGQTMLVQGASGGVSTALVQLGRAAGFRVWVTGRTEEKRALAEALGAHAAFETGARLPERVDAVFETVGRATWSHSMKSLKPGGIVVVSGATSGDATAAELQRLFFLQLRVVGSTMGTRAELGDLLAFCALNGLRPRIGSVLPMERAEEGLRAMLDGETAGKIVFTR; translated from the coding sequence ATGTTCGCCGTCTACGCAGCCGAGCCGAGCCCCGAGGACCCGATCGCCGCACTGCGCGTGGGCGAGCGACCCGAACCGGAGGTGCCCGACGGCTGGGTGCGGGTCGCGGTGCGGGCGGCGAGCCTGAACATGCACGACCTGTGGACGCTGCGGGGTGTGGGCATCAAGGCCGACCGCTTCCCGATGACCCTGGGCTGCGACGGCGCGGGCGTGCTGGACGACGGCACCGAGGTGGTGCTGCACTCGGTGATCGGCGACCCGGCGTGGTCCGGCGACGAGACCCTCGACCCCGGCCGGACGCTGCTGACCGAGAAGTACCAGGGCACGTTCGCCGACCACGTGGTGGTGCCGGCGCGCAACGCGCTGCCCAAGCCGGCGGACCTGTCGTTCGAGGAGGCCGCGTGCATGGGCACGGCGTGGCTGACGGCGTACCGGATGCTGTTCGTGAAGTCCGGGCTGCGGCCGGGGCAGACGATGCTGGTGCAGGGCGCGTCCGGCGGCGTGTCGACCGCGCTGGTCCAGCTGGGCCGCGCGGCGGGCTTCCGCGTGTGGGTGACCGGGCGCACGGAGGAGAAGCGGGCGCTGGCCGAGGCCCTGGGCGCGCACGCCGCGTTCGAGACCGGCGCGCGGCTGCCCGAGCGCGTCGACGCCGTGTTCGAGACGGTCGGCAGGGCCACCTGGTCGCACTCGATGAAGTCGCTCAAGCCCGGCGGCATCGTGGTCGTCTCCGGCGCGACCAGCGGCGACGCCACGGCGGCCGAGTTGCAGCGGCTGTTCTTCCTCCAGCTGCGGGTGGTCGGCTCCACGATGGGCACGCGGGCGGAGCTGGGCGACCTGCTGGCGTTCTGCGCCCTGAACGGCCTGCGCCCCCGGATCGGGTCCGTGCTGCCGATGGAGCGGGCCGAGGAGGGCCTGCGGGCGATGCTCGACGGCGAGACCGCCGGCAAGATCGTCTTCACCCGCTAG
- a CDS encoding ribonuclease domain-containing protein — MTPARRLTAALLGLIALVVIGYFAKDLGDSPAPAPTTAPSGPSASAGSVPGAASGLPVERLSGLPAEAAATWRLIEQGGPFPYPRNDGVTFRNREKRLPAKSGDYYREYTVPTPGSDDRGARRLVTGSSDEVYYTGDHYSTFVVVDVTR, encoded by the coding sequence GTGACTCCCGCCCGGCGCCTCACCGCCGCACTCCTGGGCCTGATCGCGCTGGTCGTGATCGGCTACTTCGCCAAGGACCTCGGGGACTCCCCGGCCCCGGCGCCCACCACCGCCCCGAGCGGCCCCAGCGCCTCGGCGGGGTCGGTGCCCGGCGCGGCGTCCGGGTTGCCGGTGGAGCGGCTGTCCGGCCTGCCCGCCGAGGCGGCGGCCACCTGGCGGCTGATCGAGCAGGGCGGGCCGTTCCCCTACCCGCGCAACGACGGCGTGACCTTCCGGAACCGGGAGAAGCGGCTGCCCGCCAAGTCCGGCGACTACTACCGCGAGTACACCGTGCCGACGCCGGGCAGCGACGACCGCGGCGCCCGCCGGCTCGTCACCGGGTCGAGCGACGAGGTGTACTACACCGGTGACCACTACTCGACGTTCGTCGTCGTGGACGTGACCCGATGA
- a CDS encoding barstar family protein: MSTHRHVVRPGARSKSAALAAIGEAMAFPDYYGQNLDALYDCLTDLSWLPPGEHVLVWEGGDEDVAAVLADAQAAMSEGRRRLRVCLTGCV, encoded by the coding sequence ATGAGCACCCACCGGCACGTGGTGCGGCCCGGCGCGCGGTCGAAGTCGGCGGCGCTGGCCGCCATCGGCGAGGCGATGGCGTTCCCCGACTACTACGGGCAGAACCTGGACGCCCTCTACGACTGCCTGACCGACCTGTCGTGGCTGCCGCCCGGCGAGCACGTCCTGGTGTGGGAGGGCGGCGACGAGGACGTGGCCGCGGTGCTGGCCGACGCGCAGGCGGCGATGTCGGAGGGGCGGCGCAGGTTGAGGGTGTGCTTGACCGGCTGTGTTTAA
- a CDS encoding enoyl-CoA hydratase-related protein, producing MADELVHYEVRRGIATITLDSPRNRNALSAQLRAELIGHLTTAVGDDGVRVVVLTHTGPVFCSGMDLKEAGGASPDQQGVNEFPAILEQLWTSPKPVVARLAGPARAGGVGLVAACDIAVAVDTATFAFSEVRIGVVPAVISVTVLPRLLPRAAHELFLTGETFDAARAREIGLVNAAVAAEALDAEVRRYTDMLALGAPNALAATKRMLREPRRANLGEVFADMLELSARHFGGPEGQEGIAAFTAKRTPSWVPTQD from the coding sequence ATGGCAGACGAGCTGGTCCACTACGAGGTGCGGCGTGGCATCGCGACGATCACGCTGGACTCCCCCCGCAACCGCAACGCCCTGTCCGCGCAGCTGCGCGCCGAGCTGATCGGGCACCTGACGACGGCCGTCGGCGACGACGGCGTGCGCGTGGTCGTGCTCACTCACACCGGGCCGGTGTTCTGCTCGGGCATGGACCTCAAGGAGGCCGGTGGCGCGAGCCCCGACCAGCAGGGGGTCAACGAGTTCCCCGCCATCCTCGAACAGCTGTGGACCAGCCCGAAGCCGGTCGTCGCGCGGCTCGCCGGGCCGGCCAGGGCGGGCGGGGTCGGGCTGGTGGCCGCGTGCGACATCGCGGTGGCCGTCGACACGGCGACGTTCGCGTTCAGCGAGGTCCGCATCGGGGTCGTGCCCGCCGTCATCTCGGTGACCGTGCTGCCGCGCCTGCTGCCGCGCGCGGCGCACGAGCTGTTCCTGACCGGCGAGACGTTCGACGCGGCGCGGGCCAGGGAGATCGGGCTGGTCAACGCGGCCGTCGCCGCCGAGGCGCTGGACGCCGAGGTCCGGCGCTACACCGACATGCTGGCGCTGGGCGCGCCGAACGCCCTGGCCGCCACCAAGCGGATGCTGCGGGAGCCCCGACGCGCCAACCTCGGCGAGGTGTTCGCCGACATGCTGGAACTGTCCGCACGACACTTCGGCGGCCCCGAGGGCCAGGAGGGCATCGCGGCCTTCACAGCCAAGCGCACCCCGTCCTGGGTACCCACGCAGGACTGA